In the genome of Streptomyces collinus, one region contains:
- a CDS encoding cupin domain-containing protein — MTQEPVSLAQALASFTDCWSPRIVTAVNDYDVRIAKVEGEHVWHVHDHTDEFFLVLDGELHIALREPAGERTVVLPRGSVFTVPRGTEHKPSASVPTAILMFEPTGTVTVGDRHDEVPDHVDATTGRPYTPYPSL; from the coding sequence ATGACCCAGGAACCCGTCTCCCTCGCCCAGGCCCTGGCCTCCTTCACCGACTGCTGGAGCCCCCGCATCGTCACCGCCGTCAACGACTACGACGTGCGTATCGCCAAGGTGGAGGGCGAACACGTCTGGCACGTCCACGACCACACCGACGAGTTCTTCCTCGTCCTCGACGGTGAACTCCACATCGCCCTGCGCGAACCGGCCGGCGAGCGCACGGTGGTCCTGCCCCGGGGCAGCGTCTTCACGGTGCCCCGGGGCACCGAACACAAGCCGTCCGCCTCCGTTCCCACGGCGATCCTCATGTTCGAACCCACGGGCACCGTGACGGTCGGCGACCGCCACGACGAGGTCCCGGACCATGTGGACGCCACGACGGGACGGCCCTACACCCCGTATCCGTCGCTGTAG
- a CDS encoding DUF6458 family protein, whose amino-acid sequence MGLGGCIILIAVGAILTFATDWDMQGVNLDLVGIILMIVGLIGVTTFSSIARRRRVVVPPTTPVVDDPAVHHHRRDGYSDGYGV is encoded by the coding sequence ATGGGCCTCGGCGGATGCATCATCCTCATCGCCGTGGGAGCCATCCTCACGTTCGCGACCGACTGGGACATGCAGGGGGTCAACCTCGACCTGGTCGGCATCATTCTGATGATCGTCGGACTGATCGGCGTCACCACGTTCAGCAGCATCGCCAGGCGCCGTCGCGTGGTGGTGCCCCCCACGACCCCGGTCGTGGACGACCCGGCTGTGCACCACCACCGCCGTGACGGCTACAGCGACGGATACGGGGTGTAG
- a CDS encoding M18 family aminopeptidase: MTEPARFDRGHTDDLMTFLAASPTPYHAVATAAERLEKAGFKQVAETDAWDGTSGGKYVLRGGAIVAWYVPEGAAPHTPFRIVGAHTDSPNLRVKPLPDTGAHGWRQVAVEIYGGPLLNSWLDRDLGIAGRLTLRDGSTRLVNVDRPLLRVPQLAIHLDRSVTADGLKLDKQRHMQPVWGLGRDVRDGDLIAFLEETAGIPAGEVTGWDLMTHSVEPPAYLGRDRELLAGPRMDNLLSVHAGTAALAAVASSSSQPASIPVLAAFDHEENGSQSDTGADGPLLGNVLERSVFARGGTYEDRARAFAGTVCLSSDTGHAVHPNYAERHDPTHHPRVNGGPILKVNVNNRYATDGSGRAEFTAACEAADVPFQSFVSNNSMPCGTTIGPITAARHGIKTVDIGVAILSMHSVRELCGADDPFLLAGALTAFLER, from the coding sequence ATGACCGAACCAGCCCGCTTCGACCGCGGCCACACCGACGACCTCATGACCTTCCTGGCGGCGAGCCCCACGCCGTACCACGCCGTGGCCACAGCCGCCGAGCGACTGGAGAAGGCCGGCTTCAAGCAGGTCGCCGAGACGGACGCGTGGGACGGGACGAGCGGCGGCAAGTACGTGCTGCGCGGCGGCGCGATCGTCGCCTGGTACGTGCCGGAGGGCGCCGCACCCCACACGCCGTTCCGGATCGTCGGTGCCCACACCGACTCCCCCAACCTGCGCGTCAAGCCGCTCCCCGACACCGGGGCGCACGGCTGGCGCCAGGTGGCCGTGGAGATCTACGGCGGACCGCTGCTCAACTCCTGGCTGGACCGCGATCTCGGCATCGCGGGCCGGCTGACCCTGCGCGACGGCTCGACGCGCCTGGTGAACGTGGACCGGCCGCTGCTGCGCGTTCCGCAGCTCGCCATCCACCTCGACCGCTCGGTGACGGCCGACGGCCTCAAGCTCGACAAGCAGCGGCACATGCAGCCGGTCTGGGGCCTCGGCCGCGACGTCCGCGACGGCGATCTGATCGCCTTCCTGGAGGAGACGGCCGGCATCCCCGCGGGCGAGGTCACCGGCTGGGACCTGATGACGCACTCCGTGGAACCGCCCGCCTACCTGGGCCGCGACCGCGAGCTGCTGGCCGGCCCGCGCATGGACAACCTGCTGTCGGTGCACGCCGGCACCGCCGCCCTCGCGGCCGTCGCCTCCTCCTCGTCGCAGCCGGCCTCCATCCCGGTCCTGGCCGCCTTCGACCACGAGGAGAACGGCTCCCAGTCGGACACCGGCGCGGACGGGCCGCTGCTCGGCAACGTGCTGGAACGCTCGGTGTTCGCCCGCGGCGGCACCTACGAGGACCGGGCCCGCGCCTTCGCCGGCACCGTCTGTCTGTCCTCCGACACGGGCCACGCCGTCCACCCCAACTACGCGGAGCGGCACGACCCGACGCACCACCCGCGCGTCAACGGCGGCCCGATCCTCAAGGTCAACGTCAACAACCGCTACGCCACGGACGGTTCGGGCCGGGCGGAGTTCACGGCGGCCTGCGAGGCGGCCGACGTGCCCTTCCAGTCGTTCGTCTCCAACAACTCCATGCCCTGTGGCACCACGATCGGCCCGATCACCGCCGCGCGGCACGGCATCAAGACCGTCGACATCGGCGTGGCCATCCTGTCGATGCACAGCGTGCGCGAACTGTGCGGCGCCGACGACCCGTTCCTCCTCGCGGGCGCGCTGACCGCGTTCCTGGAGAGGTAG
- a CDS encoding acyl-CoA dehydrogenase, with translation MGHYKSNLRDIEFNLFEVLGRDKVYGTGPFEEMDVETAKSILEEMTRLSENELAESFIDADRNPPVFDPQTNTAPVPASFKKSYQAFMDSEYWRLGLPEEIGGTTSPRSLIWAYAELILGANPAVWMYSSGPAFAGILFEEGNEVQKHIATFATEKQWGSTMVLTEPDAGSDVGAGRTKAVQQEDGSWHIEGVKRFITSGEHDMSENILHYVLARPEGAGPGTKGLSLFLVPKYLFDFETGELGERNGVYATNVEHKMGLKASNTCEMTFGDQHPAKGWLIGDKHDGIRQMFRIIEFARMMVGTKAISTLSTGYLNALEYAKERVQGPDLANFMDKTAPKVTVTHHPDVRRSLMTQKAYAEGMRALVLYTASIQDEIQVKEAAGEDISALEALNDLLLPIVKGYGSEKGYEQLAQSLQTFGGSGFLQEYPIEQYIRDSKIDTLYEGTTAIQGQDFFFRKIVRNQGAALNSLAEDIKKFLALGEGGEELGAAREHLAKAAVELEAIVGLMLTDLAATEQDVKNIYKVGLNTTRLLMASGDVVVGYLLLKGAAVAAEKLETASVKDKAFYTGKIAAAKFFAANVLPGVTLARKVAEGVELDLMELDEAAF, from the coding sequence ATGGGGCACTACAAGTCGAATCTCCGCGACATCGAGTTCAACCTCTTCGAGGTACTCGGGCGCGACAAGGTGTACGGCACCGGTCCGTTCGAGGAGATGGACGTCGAGACCGCGAAGAGCATCCTGGAGGAGATGACGCGCCTCTCGGAGAACGAGCTGGCCGAGTCCTTCATCGACGCCGACCGCAATCCGCCGGTCTTCGACCCGCAGACCAACACCGCGCCGGTCCCCGCGTCCTTCAAGAAGAGCTACCAGGCCTTCATGGACTCCGAGTACTGGCGCCTGGGCCTCCCCGAGGAGATCGGCGGCACCACCTCGCCCCGCTCCCTGATCTGGGCCTACGCCGAGCTGATCCTGGGCGCCAACCCGGCCGTGTGGATGTACTCCTCGGGCCCGGCGTTCGCCGGCATCCTCTTCGAGGAGGGCAACGAGGTCCAGAAGCACATAGCCACGTTCGCCACGGAGAAGCAGTGGGGCTCCACCATGGTGCTCACCGAGCCCGACGCGGGCTCCGACGTGGGCGCCGGCCGCACCAAGGCCGTGCAGCAGGAGGACGGCTCCTGGCACATCGAGGGCGTGAAGCGCTTCATCACGTCCGGTGAGCACGACATGTCGGAGAACATCCTCCACTACGTGCTGGCCCGCCCCGAGGGCGCCGGCCCCGGCACCAAGGGCCTGTCCCTCTTCCTCGTCCCGAAGTACCTCTTCGACTTCGAGACCGGCGAGCTGGGCGAGCGCAACGGCGTCTACGCCACGAACGTCGAGCACAAGATGGGCCTCAAGGCCTCCAACACCTGCGAGATGACCTTCGGCGACCAGCACCCCGCCAAGGGCTGGCTGATCGGCGACAAGCACGACGGCATCCGCCAGATGTTCCGCATCATCGAGTTCGCCCGCATGATGGTCGGCACGAAGGCCATCTCCACGCTCTCCACGGGCTACCTGAACGCGCTGGAGTACGCCAAGGAGCGCGTCCAGGGCCCGGACCTCGCGAACTTCATGGACAAGACGGCCCCCAAGGTCACCGTCACCCACCACCCCGACGTGCGCCGCTCGCTGATGACGCAGAAGGCGTACGCGGAGGGCATGCGCGCCCTGGTGCTCTACACGGCTTCCATCCAGGACGAGATCCAGGTCAAGGAGGCCGCGGGCGAGGACATCTCCGCCCTGGAGGCCCTGAACGACCTGCTGCTGCCCATCGTCAAGGGCTACGGCTCCGAGAAGGGCTACGAGCAGCTCGCCCAGTCGCTCCAGACCTTCGGCGGCTCCGGCTTCCTCCAGGAGTACCCGATCGAGCAGTACATCCGGGACTCCAAGATCGACACCCTCTACGAGGGCACCACGGCGATCCAGGGCCAGGACTTCTTCTTCCGGAAGATCGTCCGCAACCAGGGCGCCGCGCTGAACTCCCTCGCCGAGGACATCAAGAAGTTCCTGGCGCTCGGTGAGGGCGGCGAAGAGCTGGGCGCGGCCCGCGAGCACCTCGCCAAGGCCGCGGTCGAGCTGGAGGCCATCGTCGGCCTGATGCTCACCGACCTCGCCGCCACCGAGCAGGACGTCAAGAACATCTACAAGGTGGGCCTGAACACCACCCGCCTGCTGATGGCCTCCGGTGACGTCGTCGTCGGATACCTGCTGCTCAAGGGCGCCGCGGTCGCCGCCGAGAAGCTGGAGACCGCGTCCGTAAAGGACAAGGCCTTCTACACCGGCAAGATCGCCGCCGCGAAGTTCTTCGCCGCCAACGTCCTGCCGGGCGTCACCCTGGCCCGCAAGGTCGCCGAGGGTGTCGAGCTGGACCTGATGGAGCTGGACGAGGCCGCGTTCTAG
- a CDS encoding intradiol ring-cleavage dioxygenase, which produces MNGRHDQSPPEHDGGLSHDLPVLARRRMIRLMAGASLVPLVGCTSEEKPSASPSSTAGSSSAECAEIPEETAGPFPGDGSNGVNVLKESGVVRSDITRSFGDSAGGTAEGVPLTITLTVVDAASGCGTPKKGAAVYIWHCDRDGAYSLYSEGVTEENYLRGVQETDDKGRVTFTTVFPGCYPGRWPHAHFEVYGSLADATAATSVTSTSQLAFPQDVCEAVYGTDGYSGSVRNLSSLSLEDDGVFGDGHERQLAAMTGGTRDGYAAALTVPV; this is translated from the coding sequence ATGAACGGACGCCATGACCAGAGCCCGCCCGAGCACGACGGAGGCCTCTCCCACGACCTGCCCGTCCTCGCCCGCCGCCGGATGATCCGGCTGATGGCGGGGGCGAGCCTGGTCCCGCTGGTGGGCTGCACGTCGGAGGAGAAGCCCTCGGCGTCCCCTTCCTCCACCGCGGGTTCCTCGTCCGCGGAGTGCGCGGAGATCCCCGAGGAGACGGCCGGACCCTTCCCCGGTGACGGCTCGAACGGGGTGAACGTGCTGAAGGAGAGCGGGGTCGTCCGCAGCGACATCACCCGGAGCTTCGGCGACTCGGCGGGCGGCACGGCCGAGGGCGTGCCCCTGACGATCACGCTCACGGTGGTGGACGCGGCCTCCGGCTGCGGGACGCCGAAGAAGGGCGCCGCCGTCTACATCTGGCACTGCGACCGGGACGGCGCCTACTCCCTGTACTCCGAGGGCGTCACCGAGGAGAACTACCTGCGGGGTGTCCAGGAGACGGACGACAAGGGGCGCGTCACGTTCACGACCGTCTTCCCCGGCTGCTACCCGGGCCGCTGGCCGCACGCCCACTTCGAGGTCTACGGCTCCCTGGCCGACGCCACCGCCGCCACGTCGGTCACCAGCACCTCGCAGCTCGCCTTCCCGCAGGACGTGTGCGAGGCGGTGTACGGCACGGACGGCTACAGCGGGAGCGTCCGGAACCTGAGCAGCCTCTCCCTGGAGGACGACGGCGTCTTCGGCGACGGCCACGAGCGGCAGCTGGCGGCCATGACCGGCGGCACGCGGGACGGCTACGCCGCGGCCTTGACCGTTCCGGTGTGA
- a CDS encoding SseB family protein: MYGYDQTAGPQGQYAPPQQPMSGGYGQQPPLYPEPSPPSLTDAVRAFTTGQMAAEDFQQVFATSKVYCPRGDNPGFLALHNTQQPVIPMFSTLKELRRYAGKESKYFVITGAEVLDLLPTGYGFVLDMEGEHRMVFDAKAVEQMVEFAMRRMYG; this comes from the coding sequence ATGTACGGCTACGACCAGACAGCGGGCCCGCAAGGGCAGTACGCCCCTCCGCAGCAGCCGATGTCCGGCGGGTACGGGCAGCAGCCGCCGCTGTACCCCGAGCCGTCCCCGCCCTCCCTCACGGACGCGGTGCGTGCCTTCACCACCGGGCAGATGGCCGCCGAGGACTTCCAGCAGGTCTTCGCGACGTCGAAGGTCTACTGCCCGCGCGGCGACAACCCCGGCTTCCTCGCCCTGCACAACACCCAGCAGCCGGTGATCCCGATGTTCAGCACGCTCAAGGAGCTGCGCCGGTACGCGGGCAAGGAGTCCAAGTACTTCGTGATCACCGGAGCGGAGGTGCTGGACCTGCTGCCGACCGGCTACGGCTTCGTCCTCGACATGGAGGGCGAGCACCGCATGGTCTTCGACGCGAAGGCCGTGGAGCAGATGGTCGAGTTCGCGATGCGCCGGATGTATGGCTAG
- a CDS encoding TetR/AcrR family transcriptional regulator: MSRSRTTDKSPIPSVWTREQRQTDQPALSRDAIVREAIAMLDAEGIEALSMRKLGARLNAGATSLYRHVATKDELMELAVDEVAAEIHVPPADSPDWRAAVTEAAGSFRTTALRHPWLTLVLGQAGLAYLGPNYMSFSERLAALFTAAGFPEPSRAIDAVFSYVIGMSTTEAAWLTTVARSGETESEFVARLLPAAQQASAGYDHLAAAGPETSAQAADPAQLRDDKFAYGLEVVLDGLALRLPK, from the coding sequence ATGAGCAGGAGCAGGACGACGGACAAGAGCCCGATCCCGTCCGTCTGGACCCGTGAACAGCGCCAGACCGACCAGCCCGCGCTCAGCAGGGACGCGATCGTGCGCGAGGCGATCGCGATGCTCGACGCCGAGGGCATCGAGGCGCTCAGCATGCGCAAGCTCGGCGCCCGGCTGAACGCCGGCGCGACCTCGCTGTACCGGCATGTCGCCACGAAGGACGAGCTGATGGAACTCGCGGTGGACGAGGTCGCCGCCGAGATCCACGTCCCGCCGGCCGACAGCCCCGACTGGCGCGCGGCGGTGACCGAGGCGGCCGGGTCCTTCCGTACGACGGCGCTGCGGCACCCCTGGCTGACCCTGGTCCTCGGCCAGGCCGGGCTCGCCTACCTGGGGCCGAACTACATGAGTTTCTCGGAGCGGCTGGCGGCCCTCTTCACGGCCGCGGGGTTCCCCGAGCCGAGCCGGGCGATCGACGCCGTCTTCTCGTACGTCATCGGCATGAGCACGACCGAGGCCGCCTGGCTCACCACGGTCGCCCGCTCGGGCGAGACGGAGTCCGAGTTCGTCGCACGTCTGCTGCCCGCCGCCCAGCAGGCCTCGGCCGGCTACGACCACCTGGCGGCCGCAGGACCCGAGACCAGCGCGCAGGCCGCCGACCCCGCACAACTGCGCGACGACAAGTTCGCCTACGGCCTGGAGGTCGTCCTGGACGGCCTGGCGCTGCGCCTGCCGAAGTGA
- a CDS encoding MFS transporter produces MDARNPRRWWILIVLCLSTLVLVVDNMALTVAVPALTEDLGASAQDMQWILDSYTLVFAGLLLTSGSLGDRFGRRRVMLIGLLLFGAASLGAVFCSTPGELIALRITMGVGGALIMPSTLSILITVFDEDERPKAMAAWGSVSMLGLVGSPVLGGVLIDHFAWQAIFLINVPIVGLALLAGVLLMPESKAPWQKPDPLGAVLSAVGMTALVWWIIEIPQHGAFEGRSLVVLAVAAVALAGFVTWQNVTPSPMVPLVLFKHRNFSGGSLSLALVQIGNAGLLLVLTQYLQFVLGWSAVEAGLAFLPLAVAALAGNAAGAQLAVRIGNRFVILGGMLLMAVSFGLLTTLGVDSGFTVPAVALGILGLGAGLAMPAAVAALMSTIPEDKAGVGSALNDTIQQSGTALGIAILGSLLTSGYADEMPAGAPEQARESIGGALAVAGGDAGLVRAAREAFADSMATTFTISAAGVLAAAVVAALVMRDRKREPEGAVGEERELVA; encoded by the coding sequence ATGGACGCTCGCAATCCACGGCGCTGGTGGATCCTGATCGTGCTGTGCCTCAGCACGCTGGTCCTGGTCGTCGACAACATGGCGCTGACGGTCGCGGTGCCCGCGCTGACCGAGGACCTCGGCGCGAGCGCCCAGGACATGCAGTGGATCCTCGACTCCTACACCCTCGTCTTCGCCGGGCTGCTGCTGACCTCGGGCAGCCTGGGAGACCGCTTCGGGCGCCGCAGGGTGATGCTGATCGGGCTGCTGCTGTTCGGGGCGGCCTCGCTGGGAGCGGTGTTCTGCTCCACGCCGGGCGAGCTGATCGCCCTGCGGATCACGATGGGCGTCGGCGGGGCACTGATCATGCCCTCGACGCTGTCGATCCTGATCACCGTCTTCGACGAGGACGAGCGGCCCAAGGCCATGGCCGCGTGGGGCTCGGTGTCGATGCTGGGGCTGGTCGGCAGTCCGGTGCTCGGCGGCGTGCTCATCGACCACTTCGCATGGCAGGCCATCTTCCTGATCAACGTCCCGATCGTCGGACTCGCGCTGCTGGCCGGTGTCCTGCTGATGCCGGAGTCGAAGGCGCCCTGGCAGAAGCCGGACCCGCTGGGCGCGGTGCTGTCCGCGGTGGGTATGACGGCCCTGGTGTGGTGGATCATCGAGATTCCGCAGCACGGCGCGTTCGAAGGCCGCTCCCTCGTCGTCCTGGCCGTCGCGGCGGTCGCCCTGGCCGGCTTCGTGACCTGGCAGAACGTGACCCCCTCGCCGATGGTCCCGCTGGTCCTCTTCAAGCACCGCAACTTCAGCGGCGGATCGCTCTCCCTGGCACTCGTCCAGATCGGCAACGCCGGCCTGCTGCTGGTGCTGACCCAGTACCTCCAGTTCGTCCTCGGCTGGTCCGCGGTCGAGGCGGGCCTCGCCTTCCTGCCGCTGGCAGTGGCCGCGCTGGCCGGCAACGCGGCCGGGGCGCAGCTCGCCGTGCGGATCGGCAACCGGTTCGTCATCCTCGGCGGGATGCTGCTGATGGCCGTCTCCTTCGGGCTGCTGACCACGCTCGGCGTCGACAGCGGGTTCACGGTCCCGGCCGTGGCGCTGGGGATCCTGGGACTGGGAGCGGGTCTGGCCATGCCGGCCGCGGTGGCCGCGCTGATGAGCACCATCCCGGAGGACAAGGCGGGCGTCGGCTCGGCCCTCAACGACACGATCCAGCAGTCGGGCACCGCCCTCGGTATCGCGATCCTCGGCTCCCTGCTCACCTCCGGCTACGCGGACGAGATGCCGGCCGGCGCCCCCGAACAGGCCCGGGAGTCCATCGGCGGGGCCCTGGCCGTGGCCGGCGGTGACGCGGGGCTGGTGCGGGCGGCCCGGGAGGCCTTCGCCGACTCGATGGCGACGACCTTCACGATCAGCGCGGCCGGAGTCCTGGCGGCGGCGGTCGTGGCCGCGCTGGTGATGCGGGACCGCAAGCGTGAACCCGAGGGGGCCGTGGGCGAGGAGCGCGAGCTCGTCGCCTGA
- a CDS encoding pirin family protein — MPAVTVENPLTLPRVTAPADAVARPVLAVTTAPSGFEGEGFPVRRAFAGINYRHLDPFIMMDQMGEVEYQPGEPKGTPWHPHRGFETVTYIIDGIFDHQDSNGGGGTITNGDTQWMTAGSGLLHIEAPPEHLVVSGGLFHGLQLWVNLPARDKMMAPRYQDIRGGSVQLLTTPDGGALLRVIAGELDGHAGPGITHTPITMVHATVAPGAELTLPWREDFNGLAYVLAGRGSVGPDRRPVHMGQTAVFGAGSSLTVRADEKQDSNTPDLEVVLLGGQPIREPMAHYGPFVMNTKDELMQAFEDFQKGRLGTVPAVHGMTAGGPQG, encoded by the coding sequence ATGCCTGCAGTGACCGTCGAGAACCCGTTGACGCTGCCCCGAGTGACCGCGCCTGCCGACGCCGTGGCACGTCCCGTGCTCGCCGTCACGACCGCTCCGAGCGGTTTCGAGGGTGAGGGCTTCCCGGTGCGCCGGGCGTTCGCGGGGATCAACTACCGCCATCTCGACCCGTTCATCATGATGGACCAGATGGGCGAGGTTGAGTATCAGCCTGGGGAGCCGAAAGGGACCCCGTGGCACCCGCACCGCGGCTTCGAAACCGTCACCTACATCATCGACGGTATCTTCGATCACCAGGACTCCAACGGCGGTGGCGGCACCATCACCAACGGGGACACCCAGTGGATGACCGCGGGCTCGGGCCTGCTGCACATCGAGGCCCCACCCGAGCACCTCGTCGTCTCCGGCGGGCTCTTCCACGGCCTCCAGCTGTGGGTGAACCTCCCGGCCAGGGACAAGATGATGGCCCCGCGCTACCAGGACATCCGCGGCGGCTCGGTCCAGCTGCTCACCACCCCCGACGGCGGCGCGCTGCTGCGGGTCATCGCCGGTGAACTGGACGGGCACGCGGGCCCCGGCATCACGCACACCCCGATCACGATGGTCCACGCGACCGTCGCCCCGGGCGCGGAACTCACGCTGCCGTGGCGTGAGGACTTCAACGGGCTGGCCTACGTCCTGGCCGGCCGCGGCAGCGTCGGACCCGACCGCCGCCCGGTCCACATGGGCCAGACGGCCGTCTTCGGCGCGGGCTCCTCGCTGACCGTCCGGGCCGACGAGAAGCAGGACTCCAACACCCCCGACCTGGAGGTCGTCCTGCTCGGCGGACAGCCGATCCGCGAGCCCATGGCCCACTACGGCCCGTTCGTCATGAACACCAAGGACGAGCTGATGCAGGCCTTCGAGGACTTCCAGAAGGGCCGCCTGGGCACGGTGCCGGCGGTGCACGGAATGACCGCGGGCGGTCCGCAGGGCTGA
- a CDS encoding AI-2E family transporter, with protein sequence MQDSQQAPLLPGPARRLAAWCALLLLAAGVVYVGIRLVVEFRTAVVPVLLALLGTALLGPLHRRLVKAGVPRSVAAGLTCVAVVAVVGGAVYIVVAALIDTGDEIVASLKEAARGVSEHFGAAGTSLDDLASNARELLGKFGGTAASGVISGVSVVGESIAMAVLALLLVFFFLRDSDKAAAALRSLSPRGSADTLEAMARRALRAVEGFMRGTTLIALIDAVLITVGLLVLDVPGAPGLGALVFVGAYIPYLGAFISGALAVLVALADRGFVIALWALGVVIAVQVLEGHVLQPMIQSRTVQMHPAVVMVTITAGASVAGVLGMLLAVPLTAAAFGVAEELRIRYGGQEPSSSGSPSRES encoded by the coding sequence GTGCAGGACTCCCAGCAGGCCCCGCTCCTCCCCGGCCCCGCCCGGCGCCTCGCCGCCTGGTGCGCGCTGCTCCTGCTCGCCGCCGGGGTCGTCTACGTCGGGATCCGGCTGGTCGTGGAGTTCCGGACGGCCGTGGTGCCCGTGCTGCTCGCGTTGCTGGGCACGGCCTTGCTCGGGCCGCTGCACCGGCGGCTCGTGAAGGCCGGCGTGCCCCGGTCGGTCGCCGCCGGGCTGACCTGTGTCGCGGTCGTCGCCGTGGTCGGCGGGGCCGTGTACATCGTGGTCGCCGCGCTCATCGACACCGGCGACGAGATCGTCGCCTCGCTCAAGGAGGCCGCCCGGGGCGTCTCCGAGCACTTCGGGGCGGCCGGCACCTCGCTGGACGACCTCGCGTCCAACGCCCGTGAACTGCTGGGCAAGTTCGGCGGCACGGCCGCCTCCGGCGTGATCAGCGGCGTCAGCGTGGTCGGCGAGTCCATCGCCATGGCCGTCCTCGCGCTGCTGCTCGTCTTCTTCTTCCTGCGCGACTCCGACAAGGCCGCCGCGGCCCTGCGATCCTTGTCGCCCCGCGGTTCGGCCGACACCCTGGAGGCCATGGCGCGGCGGGCGCTGCGGGCCGTCGAGGGGTTCATGCGCGGCACGACCCTCATCGCCCTCATCGACGCGGTGCTCATCACCGTCGGGCTGCTCGTCCTCGACGTGCCCGGCGCGCCCGGGCTGGGCGCGCTGGTCTTCGTCGGCGCGTACATCCCCTACCTCGGCGCCTTCATCTCCGGCGCCCTGGCCGTACTGGTCGCGCTGGCCGACCGGGGGTTCGTCATCGCGCTGTGGGCGCTCGGCGTGGTCATCGCGGTGCAGGTGCTGGAAGGGCATGTGCTCCAGCCGATGATCCAGAGCCGGACCGTGCAGATGCATCCGGCGGTGGTGATGGTGACGATCACGGCCGGGGCGTCCGTCGCCGGCGTCCTCGGCATGCTGCTCGCCGTGCCGCTGACCGCGGCGGCCTTCGGCGTGGCGGAGGAGCTGCGCATCCGGTACGGGGGCCAGGAGCCGTCGTCGTCCGGGTCGCCGTCGCGGGAGTCGTGA